In Chryseobacterium camelliae, one DNA window encodes the following:
- a CDS encoding helix-turn-helix domain-containing protein, with protein MEQKIHQGRNVKRFREMLGVKQEALALDLGDEWNQKKVSLLEQKDVIEEAILQKISEILHIPVEAFQNFDEEHAVNVIANTFGDNACVGNPNSTFNFNPIEKWIEALEEIKRLNTELLKSKDEQIRMMEKLIGK; from the coding sequence ATGGAACAGAAAATACATCAGGGACGCAACGTCAAACGCTTCAGGGAAATGCTGGGCGTCAAACAGGAAGCCCTCGCCCTCGATTTAGGCGATGAATGGAACCAGAAGAAAGTTTCCCTCCTGGAACAAAAAGACGTCATCGAAGAAGCGATCCTTCAGAAAATCTCCGAAATACTGCATATTCCCGTAGAGGCATTTCAGAATTTTGATGAGGAACATGCAGTGAATGTAATTGCGAATACTTTTGGAGATAATGCTTGTGTCGGTAACCCGAACTCAACTTTCAATTTTAATCCCATTGAAAAATGGATTGAGGCTTTGGAGGAGATTAAAAGGCTGAATACGGAGCTGCTGAAGTCTAAGGATGAGCAGATTAGAATGATGGAGAAGCTGATTGGAAAATAA